DNA from Polyangia bacterium:
ACGTCCCACTCCGGCCGTTTGCCGAAGAGGATCTCGTGCATCGTCACGCCCAGCGCCCAGACGTCCGATCGGAAGCTGGCGGGATCGCCCATCACGATCTCCGGCGCCATGTACGACGGCGTTCCGACCAGCACGGTCACCGCCGCGGTCTGGGCGGGGTTGGTGGCCAGGCCGAAGTCGGACAGGACGATGCGGCCGTCTTCCATGCGCAGCAGGTTCTCGGGTTTGACGTCGCGGTGGATGATGCCGGCGGCGTGCAGCGCGGCCAGACCGGAGACGAGAGCGCGCGCGTCGGCCACCTTTTCGGCGAACGGGCGCGGCGGCGCGTCCGCTCGGACCGCGGCGCGCAGCGTGCCCTTGGTCGCCAGCTCCATCGACAGGAAACGGTGACCATCGGACTCACCGATGTCGAAGACGCGGCAGACGTTCGGATGCTGGATCTGCCGACCCAGGCGCAGCTCGCGCGAAAACCTTTCGCCCCAGTGCGGATCGCTGGCCAGTTCTTGGCTGAGGACCTTCAACGCCACCGGCGCCTGGGTGATGCGATCGAACGCGCGCAGCACCACGCCGCTGCCGCCCTTGCCCACGTACGTCTCGACTTGATAGCGGCCGGCCAGGACGGTGCCGCGTTCGAGATCAATGGGTGGCTCGACCACGATCGGGTCGTCGCCCACGTCCGTGACGCTCACCTCACCGGCCACGCTGCCGCCTGAGGACTGAACGCTCGCCACCCACCTAGCCAAGGCCATCTTCGCCGGCAGGAGCGTACCCTTTTTCATCCTGGCGGCCAAGTCTTGTGGTGGTCTTCCCCGCAGCGGTGCGCGTTCCTAATCCCGCCGATAACTGTCTGAAAATCTGGACGAAGACGAGGGACAAAGTTCGGACGCTTTTGCCGTCTTCTCGGTCCGGGCGTCTGCCGTCCGGACGCCGGGCGACTATGACTTTGGTCAGCGCAGTCTGACTGTCATATGACTCCGCCCCGCCCGATCAGCACTCGTCTTCATTCTGATCAGCAGGGACACGGGCGTTTGTGAGGCCCGCCCCATGATTGCGCGACGGCATTGCTCTTGCTGTGTCTTGGCAGCGGCAATGAAAATCCTGTTGATGTCGAAGGATCGCCAGTTTTGCGATCGCACCCGACTGGCCTTCGCGCGCGAAGGCAGCGCGGTTCGGATCGCCGATCGGCAGGGGATCCAGTCGCGAGCCGTCCTGACGGACGATGTGATGCTCTTGCATTCAGCCAACGCGGCCAGCGCGGCCCGCTGGTGTCGGGTGGTTCGCCGCGTGCACCGGGGTGGGCCGCTGGTCGCGTGCTGCGACAACTTGGACTCCGCGGGCGTGGCGACGGTGCTGAATGCGGGCGCCGATGACGTGGTGCTGGCGGCGGTTCCCGATGCCGAGCTCCTGGCACGGGTCCGGGCGGTCTGCCGCCGCAGCCCGGGCCCCACCGCCGGGCAGCAGCGTTTCGGATCGATCGTCGTCGATCCGACCAGGCGCGGCGCCAGCATCAACGGCCAGTTGGTGCCGCTGCGCCGGGCAGAGTTTCGCCTGCTGAGTTACCTGCTGGCCCACGCCGATCGCATCGTCGGGGCCCGCGAGCTCATCGAAGACGTCCTGGGCGGCAAGCACACCGGTGACAATGCCCTGCTCCGGGTTCACCTTTCTCAGCTGCGGCGCAAGCTGGGCCCTGCCGGGACCGCCATCGAGACCGTGCGCGGGCAAGGCTATCGCCTGACCAGGGCCAGCGCTGATGCCGTGCTGATGAAAAGCGCCTGAGGCGCCGCCGCGCTAGGTGCGCTGATCAATCGGCGTATAGTGGTTCAACACCGGGCCGGTGTAGATCTGCCGCGGCCGGCTGATCTTCGTGCTCGGATCGTCGAACATCTCTTTCCAGTGGGCGATCCATCCCGGCAGGCGGCCGATGGCGAACATCACGGTGAACATGTTCGATGGGATCCCGAGCGCCCGATAGATGATGCCGCTGTAGAAGTCGACATTGGGGTAAAGCTTCCGCTCGACGAAGTACGGGTCGGTCAGCGCCGCTTCTTCCAGGTGATAGGCGATGTCCAGCAGCGGATCCGGCACCTTCAGCTTCTTCACCACCTTGTCGGCGGCGACCTTGATGATCTTGGCGCGCGGGTCGTAGTTCTTGTAGACGCGATGGCCAAAGCCCATCAGGCGAAAGCCCGAGTCCTTGCGCTTGGCCAGGTCGACGAACTTTTGCGGGCCGCTGCCGTCGGCCTGGATCTGCTGCAGCATCTCGAGCACTTCTTCGTTGGCCCCGCCGTGCAGCGGACCCCACAGCGCGCAGATGCCGGCCGAGATGGCGGCGAACAGGTTGGCCTGCGAGCTGCCCACCATGCGCACCGTCGAGGTGCTGCAGTTCTGTTCGTGGTCGGCGTGCAGGATCAAAAGCAGGTTCAGGACCTTGACCAGCTCTTCGTCGATCTCGTACGGCTCGGCCGGGACCGAGAACATCATGTTGAGGAAGTTGGCGCAGTAACTGAGATTGTTCTTCGGGTAGACGAACGGCTGGCCGATCGACTTCTTGTACGAGTAAGCGGCGATGGTCCGCATCTTGGACATCAGGCGAGCGATGGTGTGCTCGGTCTCTTCGCGGTTCTTCACGTCCAGCGCCTGCGGGTAAAAGCTGGACAGCGACAGCACCATGGCCGACAGGATGGCCATCGGGTGCGCGGTGCCGGGATAACCGTCGAAGAAGCGCTTCATGTCTTCGTGAAGCATCGAATGCCGGGTCAGCTGGCCGGAGAACTTTGAAAGCTCGCTGCTGTTCGGCAGCTTGCCGTAAATCAGTAGATAGGCGACCTCGACGAAGGTGGACTTTTCGGCCAGCTCTTCGATGGGGATGCCACGGTAG
Protein-coding regions in this window:
- a CDS encoding response regulator transcription factor, which translates into the protein MKILLMSKDRQFCDRTRLAFAREGSAVRIADRQGIQSRAVLTDDVMLLHSANAASAARWCRVVRRVHRGGPLVACCDNLDSAGVATVLNAGADDVVLAAVPDAELLARVRAVCRRSPGPTAGQQRFGSIVVDPTRRGASINGQLVPLRRAEFRLLSYLLAHADRIVGARELIEDVLGGKHTGDNALLRVHLSQLRRKLGPAGTAIETVRGQGYRLTRASADAVLMKSA
- a CDS encoding citrate synthase, with translation MKAELKIDAKVIELPVIEGTEAERAVDIGKLRAQTGYVTIDPAFVNTASTTSAITFLDGEKGVLRYRGIPIEELAEKSTFVEVAYLLIYGKLPNSSELSKFSGQLTRHSMLHEDMKRFFDGYPGTAHPMAILSAMVLSLSSFYPQALDVKNREETEHTIARLMSKMRTIAAYSYKKSIGQPFVYPKNNLSYCANFLNMMFSVPAEPYEIDEELVKVLNLLLILHADHEQNCSTSTVRMVGSSQANLFAAISAGICALWGPLHGGANEEVLEMLQQIQADGSGPQKFVDLAKRKDSGFRLMGFGHRVYKNYDPRAKIIKVAADKVVKKLKVPDPLLDIAYHLEEAALTDPYFVERKLYPNVDFYSGIIYRALGIPSNMFTVMFAIGRLPGWIAHWKEMFDDPSTKISRPRQIYTGPVLNHYTPIDQRT